One window from the genome of Pedobacter schmidteae encodes:
- a CDS encoding DUF2314 domain-containing protein — MKKIPLLMLCFFLFACQNDPRVVQRPGEPDIVKIEADDSLMNKAIEKANKTLDQFDSALQSNDTTLVALAIKMRFGTPEGGGEHIWMTDIATKDKQYYGVVGNLPESTMEVKVGDTVLIPKDKISDWMYIKNGNLVGGYTIRVLRDQLSDAEKKAFDEENGFVVK; from the coding sequence ATGAAAAAAATACCGTTATTAATGCTTTGCTTTTTCCTTTTCGCTTGTCAGAATGACCCTAGAGTTGTGCAACGCCCGGGAGAACCTGATATTGTGAAAATTGAGGCTGATGACAGCTTAATGAATAAAGCTATAGAAAAGGCTAATAAGACGCTTGATCAATTCGACAGTGCGTTACAAAGCAACGATACAACCTTGGTTGCACTGGCCATCAAAATGCGGTTTGGTACGCCTGAAGGAGGGGGAGAGCATATTTGGATGACCGACATTGCCACTAAAGACAAACAGTATTATGGTGTAGTAGGTAATTTGCCCGAATCAACCATGGAAGTAAAGGTAGGTGATACCGTTTTGATACCTAAAGATAAAATAAGTGACTGGATGTATATCAAAAATGGCAATCTGGTTGGAGGTTACACTATTCGTGTATTGAGGGACCAACTTTCTGACGCTGAGAAAAAAGCGTTTGATGAAGAAAATGGGTTTGTTGTTAAATAA
- a CDS encoding DUF2075 domain-containing protein, translated as MKSFSIKDIKIFKVDPNGYTKDQDIDQKYRLWPLVYILYKRKVLYVGETTDIKKRFKYHSKNELKAELGNKIVMFSDYFNKSATLQLEAKLIEFLSADGRFKLLNLNLGLSKHNYYHKEHYEKIFPEIWNSLKEKHIVKNTLKDIINLNSFKYSPYKFLNGDQQAAIIAILEALNQGKKTIFVKGGAGTGKTVLAMYLMKLLATPMSDFDIEEFDDTFSIEAAALTRKLQGAYNNPESDIGLVVPMASLRGTLTKVFRNIENLSDDMVITPAKAALGAYKLLIVDEAHRLRRRKALGQYGILDKPNAALKLPRDTHELTWMLKKSASRILFYDKRQSIRPSDVEQREFDELLSKDDTLLIELKSQIRSKGGDLYSDFVERLMHSALKPKETFESDEYELLLMDDVGDLRNKIIEKDQQFGLSRVVAGFAWEWKSQHDKSLYDISIGGHLLRWNTTTSDWINSPDAINEVGCIHTTMGCDLNYAGIIFGDEIGYDIEKKEFIFRPKAYKDRNGKSGVNATDIEEYITNIYETLLLRAVNGTYIYCCDEGLKAYFTQHIKVSGI; from the coding sequence ATGAAGTCTTTCAGCATTAAGGATATCAAAATTTTTAAAGTCGACCCAAACGGGTATACTAAAGATCAAGACATTGATCAGAAGTATCGACTATGGCCCTTGGTTTATATCCTTTATAAGCGCAAAGTTTTATACGTTGGAGAAACCACAGATATAAAAAAAAGATTTAAATACCATAGCAAAAATGAGCTTAAAGCCGAGCTAGGCAACAAGATTGTGATGTTTTCAGATTACTTTAATAAATCGGCAACTTTACAACTGGAAGCAAAACTTATTGAGTTTTTGTCAGCCGATGGCAGGTTTAAGCTCCTAAACCTCAATTTAGGTTTAAGCAAACATAACTATTATCATAAAGAGCATTACGAAAAGATTTTTCCGGAAATATGGAATTCCTTAAAAGAGAAGCACATTGTTAAAAATACACTTAAAGACATCATTAACCTTAATTCTTTTAAGTACTCTCCATATAAGTTTCTTAACGGGGACCAGCAAGCTGCAATTATTGCTATCCTGGAAGCATTAAACCAAGGAAAGAAAACAATTTTTGTAAAAGGAGGTGCCGGAACAGGTAAAACGGTTTTGGCAATGTACCTAATGAAATTGCTGGCTACCCCAATGAGTGATTTTGATATTGAAGAGTTTGATGATACTTTTTCAATAGAGGCAGCAGCATTAACCAGGAAACTCCAAGGCGCATACAATAATCCGGAAAGCGACATTGGACTCGTGGTGCCAATGGCTTCTTTACGTGGAACGTTGACCAAGGTTTTTCGTAATATAGAGAACCTGTCTGATGACATGGTCATTACACCGGCCAAAGCAGCGTTAGGCGCTTATAAATTGTTAATTGTAGATGAAGCGCACAGACTCAGACGTAGAAAGGCACTTGGACAGTATGGTATATTAGATAAACCGAATGCGGCACTTAAGCTACCAAGGGATACTCATGAATTAACCTGGATGTTAAAAAAGTCAGCATCCAGAATTCTTTTTTATGATAAACGGCAATCCATTCGGCCGAGTGATGTGGAGCAACGTGAGTTTGATGAGTTACTAAGTAAAGACGATACCCTTTTGATAGAGCTGAAATCGCAGATAAGGTCTAAAGGAGGAGATTTATACTCTGATTTCGTGGAGCGCCTGATGCATTCCGCATTAAAGCCAAAGGAAACTTTTGAATCAGATGAATATGAGCTTCTTTTAATGGACGATGTGGGCGATTTAAGAAACAAGATTATAGAAAAAGATCAGCAATTTGGTCTTTCCAGAGTAGTTGCAGGCTTCGCGTGGGAATGGAAATCTCAACATGATAAATCTTTGTATGACATCTCAATTGGCGGGCACCTATTGAGATGGAATACTACAACTTCAGATTGGATCAACTCTCCTGATGCTATAAATGAAGTAGGATGTATTCATACTACTATGGGCTGCGATCTGAATTATGCAGGAATCATTTTTGGTGATGAGATTGGGTATGATATTGAAAAGAAAGAATTTATTTTTAGGCCAAAGGCATATAAAGACAGAAATGGAAAATCTGGGGTTAATGCTACTGATATTGAAGAATATATAACCAATATCTACGAAACGCTTTTATTAAGAGCCGTGAACGGAACTTATATCTACTGTTGTGATGAAGGGTTGAAGGCTTATTTTACCCAACATATAAAAGTCTCGGGAATTTAA
- a CDS encoding type II toxin-antitoxin system HigB family toxin — MNIITKRTILYYTERYPAAKTALVTWFKEFSSASFENFNKLKEVYGNASLIANHRVIFNIRGNDYRLIVSINFRTQAGYVIWFGSHKEYDKINAAEIKHIEV; from the coding sequence ATGAACATAATTACGAAAAGAACCATTCTGTATTATACAGAACGGTATCCCGCTGCCAAAACAGCACTGGTAACATGGTTTAAGGAGTTTAGCAGTGCGAGCTTTGAAAACTTTAATAAATTAAAAGAAGTCTATGGTAACGCAAGTTTAATTGCTAATCACAGGGTAATTTTTAACATTAGAGGGAATGATTACAGATTAATAGTCTCTATTAATTTTAGAACACAGGCGGGATATGTGATTTGGTTTGGTTCGCATAAAGAATATGACAAAATTAATGCAGCTGAAATTAAACACATTGAAGTATGA
- a CDS encoding DUF5763 domain-containing protein, with product MHSATCTGSRNCYACSSCRYCKHCNSGGNCSVCTSAPRSASKNTLIPNSSTKTITSTSSQCQGTTKKGARCKRMVKGGGYCYQHR from the coding sequence ATGCATTCTGCAACATGTACCGGCAGTAGAAATTGTTACGCTTGTAGCAGCTGTAGGTATTGCAAACATTGTAACTCAGGAGGGAATTGTAGTGTATGCACTTCTGCGCCACGTTCAGCATCTAAAAATACGTTAATCCCAAATTCTTCAACGAAAACCATTACTTCAACAAGTTCACAATGCCAGGGTACAACAAAGAAAGGTGCAAGATGTAAAAGAATGGTTAAAGGTGGAGGATATTGTTATCAGCATAGATAA
- a CDS encoding type I restriction endonuclease — translation MDFKDQISQLASRVEKMKNQIQTEEATKNALVMPFIQLLGYDVFDPFEVNPEFIADLGIKKGEKVDYAIMKDGEPIIIVECKHHLEKLDPHNSQLFRYFHVCKAKFSLLTNGLIYRFYTDLNDANKMDEKPFFEFNITEIKDAQIEELKKFHKSYFDVENISNTASDLKYTNELKSLITSELRNPSAVFVKHFASQVYQGKLTEKILSQFTELVKRSSNQVLNDAITDRLKTALGKEEANSTESEVKVTSQPVMTGENGIVTTEEEIEGFFIVKSILRELVDPKRIVHRDAQTYFAILLDDNNRKTICRLYLGNKKYLVVLDDNKKEIKLEIQSVDDLYSHAAILIDGVHKLNALKK, via the coding sequence ATGGATTTTAAAGATCAGATTTCCCAGCTAGCTTCTAGGGTTGAAAAGATGAAAAACCAAATTCAAACTGAAGAGGCAACTAAGAATGCGCTTGTTATGCCGTTCATTCAATTACTTGGTTATGATGTCTTTGACCCCTTTGAAGTAAATCCGGAATTCATTGCTGATCTGGGTATTAAAAAAGGTGAAAAAGTGGATTATGCGATCATGAAAGATGGTGAACCCATTATTATTGTAGAGTGTAAACACCATCTGGAAAAGCTAGATCCGCATAATTCGCAATTGTTTAGGTATTTTCATGTGTGTAAGGCAAAGTTCAGTTTGCTTACCAATGGTTTGATTTATCGTTTTTATACAGATTTGAACGATGCGAATAAAATGGATGAGAAGCCGTTCTTCGAGTTCAATATCACTGAGATTAAGGATGCTCAAATTGAGGAACTTAAAAAGTTTCACAAATCTTATTTTGACGTAGAGAATATCTCAAATACTGCTTCTGATTTGAAATATACCAATGAACTTAAGAGTCTGATTACCTCCGAACTAAGGAACCCATCTGCGGTATTTGTTAAGCATTTTGCCAGTCAGGTATATCAGGGAAAGCTTACAGAAAAAATATTGTCGCAGTTTACAGAGCTGGTTAAAAGGTCTTCTAACCAGGTTTTAAATGATGCCATTACGGACAGGCTTAAAACTGCGTTGGGGAAGGAAGAGGCCAATAGTACCGAAAGTGAAGTTAAGGTAACCAGTCAACCCGTTATGACCGGTGAGAATGGAATTGTCACAACAGAAGAGGAAATTGAAGGTTTTTTCATTGTCAAATCGATTTTAAGAGAGCTAGTTGATCCAAAACGGATTGTTCATAGAGATGCACAAACATACTTTGCGATTCTATTGGACGATAATAATAGGAAGACCATTTGTAGGTTGTATTTGGGTAATAAAAAGTATTTGGTGGTGCTGGATGATAATAAGAAGGAGATAAAGCTTGAAATCCAATCGGTTGATGATTTGTATTCACATGCAGCGATCCTAATTGATGGAGTTCACAAATTAAATGCGCTAAAGAAATAG
- a CDS encoding PLDc N-terminal domain-containing protein, translated as MGYIILIVLLLVYIIYGIVHIKNNKALNLSQKLTWIAIVICLPVLGVSIYLRTTFVPRRQPSDKVD; from the coding sequence ATGGGATATATAATTCTTATTGTTTTGCTCTTAGTCTATATTATTTACGGCATCGTCCATATCAAAAACAACAAGGCGTTAAATTTAAGTCAGAAATTGACCTGGATAGCGATTGTGATTTGTTTGCCAGTGCTTGGCGTTTCAATTTACTTGCGGACAACCTTTGTTCCAAGACGGCAACCTTCCGACAAAGTAGATTAA
- a CDS encoding sterol desaturase family protein, which produces MKWTIFSLIANTFLYLFSIGVYLFIDKTCPKQKIQKTDHPFLKSDLYVSFYTVFLNSIVMLIGVYLWKSGWILLNESKTILTLLIETVAIILVMDLLMYIFHYLVHHPFIYKILHRKHHEHMSTNFLSLFVLHPFETLGFGLMMIFVFMLHDFSIFSITFYLFINLIWGTIGHLNREFFPKRAEQLFLGTTKFHNQHHLNEQRNFGFYTSIWDRMFGTYKA; this is translated from the coding sequence TTGAAATGGACTATTTTTAGTTTGATAGCCAATACATTTTTGTATTTGTTTTCGATTGGTGTTTACCTGTTTATTGATAAAACCTGTCCGAAACAAAAAATTCAAAAGACCGATCATCCTTTTCTAAAATCTGATTTGTATGTAAGTTTTTATACGGTATTTCTCAATAGCATTGTGATGCTGATTGGCGTTTACTTGTGGAAGTCGGGATGGATTTTGTTAAACGAATCTAAAACTATTCTGACGCTTCTTATTGAAACTGTAGCCATTATTTTGGTGATGGATCTGTTGATGTATATTTTCCATTACCTGGTGCATCATCCGTTTATTTATAAAATTTTACACCGCAAACATCACGAACATATGAGTACTAATTTCCTGAGTCTTTTTGTGTTGCATCCGTTTGAAACCTTAGGGTTCGGATTGATGATGATCTTTGTTTTTATGTTGCATGATTTTTCTATTTTCTCCATTACATTTTATCTTTTCATCAATTTGATTTGGGGAACTATTGGCCACTTGAACCGGGAGTTCTTTCCAAAACGGGCCGAACAATTATTTTTAGGAACTACAAAATTTCATAACCAACATCATTTAAACGAACAAAGAAACTTCGGTTTTTATACCTCTATTTGGGATCGAATGTTTGGAACGTATAAAGCTTAA
- a CDS encoding SRPBCC family protein, which yields MPHIRLETYIAADQQTVFDLSRSIDLHQISTAHTNEKAVAGKTSGLIELGEWVTWEARHFGVVQQLTSKITEMKHPEYFVDEMVSGAFKSIRHEHLFSQHEGGTLMIDLFNYVSPLGQLGKLADWLFLTKYLKNLLIKRNEIIKRYAER from the coding sequence ATGCCACACATCCGACTAGAAACCTATATCGCAGCCGATCAGCAAACTGTATTCGATTTATCAAGAAGCATTGATCTTCACCAGATTTCAACTGCTCATACCAATGAAAAGGCTGTAGCTGGTAAAACTTCAGGTTTAATAGAACTAGGAGAGTGGGTAACCTGGGAAGCGCGGCATTTTGGAGTTGTGCAGCAACTTACGTCGAAGATTACAGAAATGAAGCATCCTGAATATTTTGTTGATGAAATGGTTTCGGGAGCATTTAAATCGATTAGGCATGAACATCTTTTTAGTCAGCACGAAGGGGGTACGCTAATGATTGACCTGTTTAACTATGTTTCACCATTGGGACAGCTGGGGAAATTAGCTGACTGGCTATTTCTAACAAAATACTTGAAAAATCTATTGATCAAGCGAAATGAGATAATAAAAAGATATGCTGAAAGGTAA
- a CDS encoding type II toxin-antitoxin system HigA family antitoxin, producing MNHYKVLKTEEEYRVALDRTIQIFHAEPDTKEFEELELLLVLVKDYEDKHVVIPELDPIDVIKLKMKEKGLKARDLETIIGSKSHVSLVLSGKREVTLKMARALRNFLGIPPEVFLPKGI from the coding sequence ATGAACCATTACAAAGTGTTAAAAACTGAAGAAGAGTATAGAGTAGCCCTTGACCGGACCATTCAAATTTTTCATGCAGAACCGGATACAAAGGAATTTGAGGAGTTAGAATTGCTATTGGTGCTGGTAAAAGATTATGAAGATAAACATGTTGTTATTCCAGAATTAGATCCAATTGACGTTATTAAATTAAAAATGAAAGAGAAAGGACTGAAAGCGAGAGATTTAGAGACTATCATCGGATCTAAAAGTCATGTTTCTCTTGTTTTATCTGGAAAAAGGGAAGTTACCTTAAAAATGGCACGAGCTTTAAGAAATTTTTTAGGCATTCCGCCAGAAGTATTCTTACCAAAGGGTATTTAG
- a CDS encoding nucleotide pyrophosphohydrolase, which translates to MKDIEEITAKLIEFRNERDWEQFHNPKDLAVALNIEAGELLEAFLWKNHEEAKPEKVKEELADVLAYAFLLAEKYGFDVKEILFEKIARNAEKYPTDKAKGNATKYNEL; encoded by the coding sequence ATGAAAGATATTGAAGAAATCACAGCGAAATTAATTGAATTCCGTAACGAAAGGGATTGGGAGCAATTCCATAATCCTAAAGATCTGGCGGTGGCCTTAAACATCGAAGCAGGAGAGTTGCTGGAAGCCTTTTTATGGAAAAACCACGAAGAAGCAAAACCGGAAAAAGTAAAAGAAGAGTTGGCCGATGTATTGGCATATGCTTTTTTACTGGCCGAAAAATATGGATTTGATGTAAAAGAGATCTTATTTGAAAAGATTGCCCGGAATGCGGAGAAATATCCGACAGATAAGGCTAAAGGCAATGCCACAAAATACAACGAGTTATAG
- a CDS encoding ATP-binding protein produces the protein MDILKWIKYWRDSLADAESINVDVSKIDAKYKPEAYNFEEATLPVALFDELWPKNELESLKEGQILDKEILISPLSLVPRLNHAIPKANEEEISPFWIPALLSSENELKPRQDMYPLIPRKILDPVSYRDIVFSSVDRVDEALAKVELSTDTWKVYQQSLNKIFSYITGTEIRDFKGQEFFEVKYQWVFIPDELVKGASHHILELYRGLIKQSSFPKLLKTIIKEEHPVLNKQYNKDEVFERSIAHLGQMNNGFGLSPSQRKSLAHHFDLKHGEVLAVNGPPGTGKTTLIQSVIADNFVKSAMTGQNPLVTVASSTNNQAITNIIDSFSKGNSGTLLEQRWLPNITSFALYMVSGDPEKIKKSKERNWMYHSSKKGDSVLTEMENEDYLQTAKGSFLEKISAFSGIAFTDIPASQKYLQKQIKKSSELIADGLKVWKQYQSIYHLLVAYNAAEYEGKDFSGVDDQFFEREISDINNMIARLVEAKQKEPFYFWLLSFLKPIKTQRKLYYKSIFADCSFDTSTWDFSSFSTLQPILMGKSETIKKAFAHYKAFHKWRVSTNVLKDEHFFITDDNEDNRFLDKLDTRIRYQNFLFAVHYWESRWIEATSAALEDDSIWKNTESGTRSRLQRFAMLTPCFVSTFHMLPKMMQYVRYPSRQIDYLYDFIDLLIVDEAGQVSPEVGAPSFSLAKKALVVGDNYQIEPVWNIDGRTDEGNLWRNKLISKGENKRIEQLIASGYMSSNGSLMKLAQKSCGFAYSEKDRGLLLTEHRRCLDQIIAFCNELVYNNQLEPLSTLRYEKSDFLPPMGFLKIAGQSDKSGTSRFNRAEAQGIIKWLKANESEIIEFIYHKELKESKNPEKVKPKALHDLIGIVTPFSAQKRFLTEAMHLNGFKPSLFQYGTVHSLQGAEKDIVVFSPVYTSEVKSGYFFDMGPNMLNVAVSRAKRSFIVAGDIDIFRPGNKNVPSSLLAKYIKDQIR, from the coding sequence ATGGATATATTAAAATGGATTAAGTACTGGCGTGATAGTTTGGCTGATGCGGAAAGCATCAATGTAGACGTCTCAAAAATAGATGCCAAATACAAACCAGAAGCCTATAATTTTGAGGAAGCAACGCTACCCGTAGCACTATTCGACGAACTTTGGCCAAAAAATGAACTGGAAAGCCTAAAAGAAGGCCAGATTCTGGACAAAGAAATACTCATCTCGCCATTGTCACTTGTTCCGAGGTTAAACCATGCTATTCCCAAAGCCAACGAAGAAGAAATATCACCTTTCTGGATACCTGCATTGCTCAGTTCCGAAAATGAATTGAAACCCAGGCAAGATATGTATCCCCTGATCCCAAGAAAAATATTGGATCCTGTTTCTTACAGGGATATTGTATTTTCAAGCGTAGACCGGGTTGACGAGGCATTGGCCAAAGTAGAATTAAGCACCGATACCTGGAAAGTATACCAGCAATCGCTCAATAAAATTTTCAGCTATATCACTGGGACAGAAATCCGGGATTTTAAAGGCCAGGAATTCTTTGAGGTAAAATATCAGTGGGTTTTTATACCCGATGAATTGGTTAAGGGCGCATCACATCATATTCTCGAACTGTACCGAGGCCTGATTAAACAATCCAGCTTTCCAAAGTTGTTGAAAACAATCATTAAAGAAGAACATCCAGTCCTTAACAAGCAATATAACAAGGATGAAGTTTTTGAGCGGTCAATAGCCCATTTGGGGCAAATGAATAATGGTTTTGGTTTATCCCCATCGCAACGTAAAAGTTTGGCTCATCATTTTGATTTGAAACATGGTGAAGTATTGGCCGTAAACGGTCCTCCCGGAACTGGAAAAACTACATTGATCCAATCTGTTATTGCCGATAATTTTGTTAAGTCTGCCATGACGGGGCAAAATCCGCTTGTTACGGTGGCAAGTTCTACCAACAACCAGGCCATTACCAATATCATTGATAGCTTTTCCAAAGGCAACTCCGGTACTTTGCTCGAACAAAGATGGCTGCCAAATATAACTTCATTTGCTTTATATATGGTTTCTGGTGATCCCGAAAAGATTAAGAAATCGAAGGAGCGGAACTGGATGTACCATAGTTCTAAAAAAGGGGATAGCGTACTTACTGAGATGGAGAATGAAGATTACCTGCAAACCGCCAAAGGCTCCTTTCTTGAAAAAATATCAGCATTTAGTGGTATTGCTTTTACCGATATTCCGGCTTCGCAGAAATACCTTCAAAAGCAGATTAAGAAATCCTCTGAACTAATTGCAGATGGGCTTAAAGTTTGGAAACAATACCAGTCGATCTATCATTTATTAGTCGCGTATAATGCTGCAGAATACGAAGGGAAAGACTTTTCAGGAGTAGATGATCAGTTCTTTGAAAGAGAAATCTCGGATATCAATAATATGATTGCCAGGTTGGTGGAAGCCAAACAAAAAGAACCCTTTTACTTTTGGCTGCTGTCTTTCTTGAAACCAATCAAAACACAACGCAAATTATATTATAAATCGATATTTGCAGATTGTTCCTTTGATACCTCAACCTGGGATTTTTCTTCCTTTTCAACACTTCAGCCCATTTTAATGGGTAAATCTGAAACGATAAAAAAGGCTTTTGCACACTATAAAGCATTCCACAAATGGCGGGTTTCGACCAACGTACTTAAAGACGAACATTTTTTCATTACAGATGACAATGAGGATAACCGTTTTCTGGATAAACTAGACACCAGAATCCGGTATCAGAACTTCCTATTTGCAGTACATTATTGGGAATCCCGATGGATTGAAGCAACCTCAGCAGCGCTTGAGGATGATTCTATCTGGAAAAATACAGAATCTGGTACCAGGAGTAGGCTCCAACGTTTTGCTATGCTCACCCCATGCTTTGTTTCTACCTTTCATATGCTGCCGAAGATGATGCAATATGTTAGATATCCTTCCCGGCAGATTGACTACCTGTACGATTTCATTGATCTGCTAATTGTAGATGAAGCAGGGCAGGTGAGTCCGGAGGTAGGCGCTCCATCCTTTAGTCTGGCCAAAAAAGCATTGGTAGTAGGGGATAACTATCAAATTGAGCCTGTCTGGAATATTGACGGGCGTACGGATGAAGGCAACCTTTGGAGGAACAAGTTAATCAGTAAGGGAGAAAACAAGAGAATTGAGCAATTGATTGCTTCAGGCTACATGTCTTCCAATGGAAGTTTGATGAAACTTGCGCAAAAAAGCTGTGGTTTTGCCTACAGCGAAAAAGACCGCGGCCTGTTGCTTACGGAACATCGCCGTTGCCTGGACCAGATTATTGCTTTTTGTAACGAATTGGTTTATAACAATCAGTTGGAGCCACTTTCCACTTTGAGATATGAAAAATCGGACTTCCTGCCACCTATGGGCTTTTTAAAAATTGCCGGGCAATCGGATAAATCTGGTACCAGCAGATTTAACAGGGCAGAGGCCCAAGGTATCATCAAATGGCTTAAAGCAAATGAAAGTGAAATTATTGAATTCATTTATCATAAAGAATTAAAGGAAAGTAAAAACCCTGAGAAAGTTAAACCTAAAGCCCTTCATGATTTGATTGGGATTGTTACTCCTTTCAGCGCTCAGAAAAGGTTTTTAACAGAAGCGATGCATTTAAATGGTTTCAAACCGTCATTGTTTCAATACGGAACGGTACATTCTTTACAAGGTGCTGAAAAGGATATTGTGGTCTTTTCGCCAGTTTATACTTCCGAAGTCAAATCAGGCTATTTCTTTGATATGGGACCCAACATGTTAAATGTAGCAGTGTCAAGGGCCAAAAGAAGTTTTATTGTAGCCGGAGATATTGATATATTCCGACCTGGCAACAAAAATGTGCCATCTAGTTTGCTTGCGAAATATATTAAAGATCAAATAAGATAG